A DNA window from Bos indicus isolate NIAB-ARS_2022 breed Sahiwal x Tharparkar chromosome 9, NIAB-ARS_B.indTharparkar_mat_pri_1.0, whole genome shotgun sequence contains the following coding sequences:
- the TNFAIP3 gene encoding tumor necrosis factor alpha-induced protein 3, giving the protein MAEQVLPLALYLSNMRKAVKIRERTPADIFKPANGIIHHFKSMHRYTLEMFRTCQFCPQFREIIHNALIDRNIQASLESQKKLNWCREVRRLVALKTNGDGNCLMHAASQYMWGVQDTDLVLRKALFSTLKETDTRNFKFRWQLESLKSQEFVETGLCYDTRNWTDEWDSLVKMASADTPAARGGLQYQSLEEIHIFVLCNILRRPIIVISDKMLRSLESGSNFAPLKVGGIYLPLHWPAQECYRYPIVLGYDSQHFVPLVTMKDSGPEIRAVPLVNRERGRFEDLKVHFLTDPENEMKEKLLKEYLMVVEIPVQGWDHGTTHLINAAKLDEANLPKEINLVDDYFELVQHEYKKWQENNEQGRRDTHPQNPLDPSIPQLSLMEIKCETPNCPFFMSVNTQPLCHECSERRQKNQTKVPKPTSKPGPELLPGLVLGTSRGEVWSPAEPAGGPHSAPPTAPSLFLFSETTAMKCRSPGCPFTLNVQHNGFCERCHNARQLPAGHPADPTRLRDPGKCRACLQDVTRTFNGICSTCFKRTTTEAAPNLSSSGSLSCHQRSKSDPLQLAQSLSPHACRRAGPEASPATRTPGDKMGTSKCRKVGCMYFGTPENKGFCTLCFIEYRENKHLVTASGKASPTASRFQNAVPCLGRECGALGSTVFEGYCQKCFIEAQNQRFHEAKRTEEQLRSSQRRDLPRASQSASRSKCARATCRNVLACCSQELCMECQHLGQRAGTSTRRPEHTPEEPPTQRCRAPACDHFGNAKCNGYCNECFQFKQMYG; this is encoded by the exons ATGGCTGAGCAAGTCCTTCCTCTGGCCTTGTATTTGAGCAATATGCGGAAAGCTGTGAAGATACGAGAGAGAACGCCAGCAGATATTTTTAAACCTGCCAATGGAATCATTCACCATTTTAAATCCATGCACCGATACACTCTGGAAATGTTCAGAACTTGCCAGTTTTGTCCACAGTTTCGGGAGATCATCCACAATGCTCTCATTGACAGAaacatccaggcttccctggaaaGCCAGAAGAAGCTCAACTGGTGTCGAGAAGTCAGGAGGCTTGTGGCACTGAAAACAAATG GTGACGGAAACTGCCTCATGCACGCGGCTTCCCAGTACATGTGGGGTGTTCAGGACACAGACTTGGTCCTGAGGAAGGCGCTCTTCAGTACCCTCAAGGAGACGGACACGCGCAACTTTAAATTCCGCTGGCAGCTGGAGTCTCTTAAGTCTCAGGAATTCGTGGAAACCGGGCTTTGCTACGACACCCGG AATTGGACCGATGAATGGGATAGCCTCGTCAAGATGGCATCCGCAGACACACCTGCGGCCCGAGGTGGACTGCAGTATCAGTCACTGGAAGAAATACACATATTTGTCCTTTGCAACATCCTCAGAAGGCCAATCATTGTCATTTCAG ACAAAATGCTGAGAAGTTTGGAATCAGGTTCCAATTTTGCTCCTCTGAAGGTGGGTGGGATTTACCTGCCTCTGCACTGGCCTGCCCAGGAATGCTACAGATACCCCATTGTGCTCGGCTATGACAGCCAACACTTTGTACCCCTGGTGACAATGAAGGACAGTGGACCTG AAATCCGAGCTGTTCCACTTGTTAACAGAGAGCGAGGACGATTTGAAGACTTAAAAGTTCACTTTTTGACAGATCCTGAAAATGAGATGAAGGAAAAGCTCCTGAAAGAGTACTTGATGGTGGTAGAAATCCCCGTTCAAGGCTGGGACCATGGCACCACCCATTTAATTAATGCTGCAAA gTTGGATGAAGCTAACTTACCCAAAGAAATAAACCTGGTAGATGATTACTTTGAACTTGTCCAGCACGAGTACAAGAAGTGGCAGGAAAACAATGAGCAGGGACGGAGAGACACACACCCCCAGAATCCTCTGGACCCTTCCATCCCCCAGCTTTCTCTCATGGAAATCAAATGTGAGACACCTAACTGCCCATTCTTCATGTCCGTGAACACCCAGCCTTTGTGTCACGAGTGCTCAGAAAGGCGGCAAAAGAACCAAACGAAAGTCCCAAAGCCCACCTCCAAGCCGGGCCCCGAGCTGCTCCCCGGCCTGGTGCTTGGGACCTCCCGGGGGGAGGTCTGGAGTCCTGCGGAGCCTGCCGGAGGCCCCCACTCAGCCCCTCCGACAGCACCCAGCCTCTTCCTCTTCAGCGAGACCACGGCCATGAAGTGCAGGAGTCCCGGCTGCCCCTTTACCCTCAACGTGCAGCACAATGGCTTCTGTGAGCGATGCCACAATGCCCGGCAGCTGCCAGCAGGCCACCCTGCAGACCCCACACGGCTTCGCGACCCGGGCAAGTGCCGAGCCTGCCTCCAGGATGTCACCAGGACGTTTAATGGCATCTGCAGTACTTGCTTTAAAAGGACTACAACCGAGGCTGCCCCGAACCTCAGCTCCAGTGGCTCCCTGTCCTGCCACCAGCGCTCCAAGTCCGACCCCTTGCAGCTGGCCCAGAGCCTGTCCCCACACGCCTGCCGCAGAGCTGGGCCTGAGGCGTCCCCAGCCACACGGACTCCAGGGGACAAGATGGGGACCAGCAAGTGCAGGAAAGTGGGCTGCATGTACTTTGGGACCCCAGAGAACAAAGGCTTTTGCACGCTGTGTTTCATCGAGTACAGAGAAAATAAAC ATTTAGTCACTGCCTCCGGGAAAGCCAGTCCCACAGCCTCCAGGTTCCAGAATGCAGTCCCCTGCCTGGGCAGGGAATGTGGCGCCCTTGGTAGCACCGTGTTCGAAGGATACTGTCAGAAGTGTTTCATTGAAGCTCAGAATCAGAGATTCCATGAAGCAAAAAGGACTGAAGAGCAGCTG AGGTCAAGCCAGCGCAGAGACTTGCCCCGAGCCTCACAGAGTGCCTCCAGGTCCAAGTGTGCACGGGCCACCTGCCGCAATGTGCTGGCCTGCTGCAGCCAGGAGCTCTGCATGGAGTGCCAGCACCTCGGCCAGCGAGCGGGCACCAGCACCCGTCGGCCAGAGCACACCCCCGAGGAGCCCCCAACGCAGCGCTGCCGGGCCCCCGCCTGCGACCACTTCGGCAATGCCAAGTGCAATGGCTACTGCAATGAGTGCTTTCAGTTCAAGCAGATGTACGGCTAA